From a region of the Zonotrichia albicollis isolate bZonAlb1 chromosome 5, bZonAlb1.hap1, whole genome shotgun sequence genome:
- the ABRAXAS1 gene encoding BRCA1-A complex subunit Abraxas 1 isoform X2 — MMLKLFIQSTYRSIFHATSCSGELNELALKKILSGCKKSVIGWYKFRRNTDQTMTFRERVLHKNLQSHLSNQGLVFLLLTSSVMTESCSTYRLEHALHRPQEGLFQKVPLVVTNLGMAEQQGYRTVSGSCVSSGFVRAMRQHRSEFFHEDGSLQEVHKINEMYATLQEELKKICITVEVSERSVEKLLAEVSQLKEEIKRKKQQNCSGEDKNHPVEPKENVLLCQALQTFFPDSRFQTCIVSFKGQQISKNCCNTDHHINVMDKLTLMVEERDFTEARHLNKRKGRETTSVSKSFKKSRSLQLHQEPLQDQEDSDQERKLTLSSTETDEDVFEENRDAKEYPHSPTF; from the exons ATGATGTTGAAGTTGTTTATACAATCG ACATACAGAAGCATATTCCATGCTACCAGTTGTTCAG GAGAACTGAACGAACTTGCCCTGAAGAAAATACTATCAGGCTGTAAGAAG AGCGTAATAGGATGGTACAAATTCAGACGTAACACAGACCAGACCATGACATTCCGGGAAAGAGTTCTTCATAAAAACCTGCAGTCACACCTATCAAATCAGGGGCTGGTATTCCTCCTTTTAACCTCTAGTGTGATGACAGAAAGTTGTTCTACTTACAGACTGGAACATGCTCTGCATCGGCCTCAGGAAGG ACTTTTCCAGAAAGTTCCTTTGGTGGTCACCAACCTGGGCATGGCAGAACAGCAAGGTTACAGAACAGTGTCTGGTTCCTGTGTATCCTCTGGTTTTGTGAGAGCCATGAGACAACACAG GTCAGAATTCTTCCATGAAGATGGGTCCCTACAGGAGGTTCATAAGATAAATGAGATGTACGCCACCTTGCAGGAGGAACTGAAG AAAATATGTATTACAGTAGAAGTCAGTGAACGATCTGTAGAGAAACTCTTAGCAGAGGTGAGCcaattaaaagaagaaataaagaggaaaaagcaacaaaattgTTCAG gagaAGACAAAAACCACCcagtggagccaaaggagaatGTTCTCCTTTGCCAGGCACTACAAACATTTTTCCCCGATTCCAGATTTCAGACATGCATTGTTTCTTTCAAAGGCCAACAGATATCCAAGAACTGCTGTAACACAGACCATCATATTAATGTCATGGACAAACTGACTCTCATGGTAGAGGAAAGAGACTTCACTGAAGCTAGGCATCTAAACAAGCGTAAGGGCAGGGAGACCACATCAGTTTCAAAGTCATTCAAGAAGTCCAGATCATTGCAGCTTCACCAAGAACCACTTCAAGACCAAGAGGACAGTGACCAGgaaaggaagcttacactgagTAGCACTGAAACAGATGAGGATGTGTTTGAAGAAAACAGAGATGCAAAGGAATACCCACACTCTCCTACTTTCTGA
- the ABRAXAS1 gene encoding BRCA1-A complex subunit Abraxas 1 isoform X3: protein MTFRERVLHKNLQSHLSNQGLVFLLLTSSVMTESCSTYRLEHALHRPQEGLFQKVPLVVTNLGMAEQQGYRTVSGSCVSSGFVRAMRQHRSEFFHEDGSLQEVHKINEMYATLQEELKKICITVEVSERSVEKLLAEVSQLKEEIKRKKQQNCSGEDKNHPVEPKENVLLCQALQTFFPDSRFQTCIVSFKGQQISKNCCNTDHHINVMDKLTLMVEERDFTEARHLNKRKGRETTSVSKSFKKSRSLQLHQEPLQDQEDSDQERKLTLSSTETDEDVFEENRDAKEYPHSPTF, encoded by the exons ATGACATTCCGGGAAAGAGTTCTTCATAAAAACCTGCAGTCACACCTATCAAATCAGGGGCTGGTATTCCTCCTTTTAACCTCTAGTGTGATGACAGAAAGTTGTTCTACTTACAGACTGGAACATGCTCTGCATCGGCCTCAGGAAGG ACTTTTCCAGAAAGTTCCTTTGGTGGTCACCAACCTGGGCATGGCAGAACAGCAAGGTTACAGAACAGTGTCTGGTTCCTGTGTATCCTCTGGTTTTGTGAGAGCCATGAGACAACACAG GTCAGAATTCTTCCATGAAGATGGGTCCCTACAGGAGGTTCATAAGATAAATGAGATGTACGCCACCTTGCAGGAGGAACTGAAG AAAATATGTATTACAGTAGAAGTCAGTGAACGATCTGTAGAGAAACTCTTAGCAGAGGTGAGCcaattaaaagaagaaataaagaggaaaaagcaacaaaattgTTCAG gagaAGACAAAAACCACCcagtggagccaaaggagaatGTTCTCCTTTGCCAGGCACTACAAACATTTTTCCCCGATTCCAGATTTCAGACATGCATTGTTTCTTTCAAAGGCCAACAGATATCCAAGAACTGCTGTAACACAGACCATCATATTAATGTCATGGACAAACTGACTCTCATGGTAGAGGAAAGAGACTTCACTGAAGCTAGGCATCTAAACAAGCGTAAGGGCAGGGAGACCACATCAGTTTCAAAGTCATTCAAGAAGTCCAGATCATTGCAGCTTCACCAAGAACCACTTCAAGACCAAGAGGACAGTGACCAGgaaaggaagcttacactgagTAGCACTGAAACAGATGAGGATGTGTTTGAAGAAAACAGAGATGCAAAGGAATACCCACACTCTCCTACTTTCTGA
- the MRPS18C gene encoding small ribosomal subunit protein bS18m, whose translation MAAQAVAARGRWPRLALAELWAQPRRLQHEGQPERSDQPIQMENPYKDPPKRCVLCGINVDYKNVQLLSQFVSPYTGSIYGRHITGLCNKKQKEITKAIKRAHVFGFMPVMFKNPQFLTDPKLCNIKYPE comes from the exons ATGGCGGCGCAGGCCGTGGCGGCGCGGGGGCGCTGGCCGCGCCTGGCTCTCG CGGAGCTGTGGGCGCAGCCGCGCCGCCTGCAGCATGAAGGGCAGCCTGAGCGCTCGGACCAG CCCATACAAATGGAGAACCCCTACAAAGACCCTCCAAAGAGATGTGTCCTATGTGGAATAAATGTGGACTATAAGAATGTGCAG CTTCTTTCCCAGTTTGTTTCTCCATATACTGGCTCCATTTATGGCAGGCATATCACAG GCTTGTGCAacaagaagcagaaggaaaTTACAAAAGCCATTAAAAGAGCTCATGTATTTG gatTTATGCCAGTTATGTTTAAGAACCCCCAATTTCTCACAGACCCCAAGCTATGTAACATCAAGTATCCAGAGTGA
- the ABRAXAS1 gene encoding BRCA1-A complex subunit Abraxas 1 isoform X1: MEGESTSALLSGFVFGALTFQHLSTDSDTEGFLLGDVKGEAKNSITDSQMDDVEVVYTIDIQKHIPCYQLFSFYNSAGELNELALKKILSGCKKSVIGWYKFRRNTDQTMTFRERVLHKNLQSHLSNQGLVFLLLTSSVMTESCSTYRLEHALHRPQEGLFQKVPLVVTNLGMAEQQGYRTVSGSCVSSGFVRAMRQHRSEFFHEDGSLQEVHKINEMYATLQEELKKICITVEVSERSVEKLLAEVSQLKEEIKRKKQQNCSGEDKNHPVEPKENVLLCQALQTFFPDSRFQTCIVSFKGQQISKNCCNTDHHINVMDKLTLMVEERDFTEARHLNKRKGRETTSVSKSFKKSRSLQLHQEPLQDQEDSDQERKLTLSSTETDEDVFEENRDAKEYPHSPTF, translated from the exons ATGGAAGGCGAGAGCACCTCGGCCCTGCTCTCGGGCTTCGTATTCGGCGCCCTCACCTTCCAGCACCTCAGCACCGACTCGGACACG GAAGGTTTTCTGCTTGGAGATGTGAAAGGTGAAGCCAAGAACAGCATCACAGACTCACAAATGGATGATGTTGAAGTTGTTTATACAATCG ACATACAGAAGCATATTCCATGCTACCAGTTGTTCAG CTTTTATAATTCTGCAGGAGAACTGAACGAACTTGCCCTGAAGAAAATACTATCAGGCTGTAAGAAG AGCGTAATAGGATGGTACAAATTCAGACGTAACACAGACCAGACCATGACATTCCGGGAAAGAGTTCTTCATAAAAACCTGCAGTCACACCTATCAAATCAGGGGCTGGTATTCCTCCTTTTAACCTCTAGTGTGATGACAGAAAGTTGTTCTACTTACAGACTGGAACATGCTCTGCATCGGCCTCAGGAAGG ACTTTTCCAGAAAGTTCCTTTGGTGGTCACCAACCTGGGCATGGCAGAACAGCAAGGTTACAGAACAGTGTCTGGTTCCTGTGTATCCTCTGGTTTTGTGAGAGCCATGAGACAACACAG GTCAGAATTCTTCCATGAAGATGGGTCCCTACAGGAGGTTCATAAGATAAATGAGATGTACGCCACCTTGCAGGAGGAACTGAAG AAAATATGTATTACAGTAGAAGTCAGTGAACGATCTGTAGAGAAACTCTTAGCAGAGGTGAGCcaattaaaagaagaaataaagaggaaaaagcaacaaaattgTTCAG gagaAGACAAAAACCACCcagtggagccaaaggagaatGTTCTCCTTTGCCAGGCACTACAAACATTTTTCCCCGATTCCAGATTTCAGACATGCATTGTTTCTTTCAAAGGCCAACAGATATCCAAGAACTGCTGTAACACAGACCATCATATTAATGTCATGGACAAACTGACTCTCATGGTAGAGGAAAGAGACTTCACTGAAGCTAGGCATCTAAACAAGCGTAAGGGCAGGGAGACCACATCAGTTTCAAAGTCATTCAAGAAGTCCAGATCATTGCAGCTTCACCAAGAACCACTTCAAGACCAAGAGGACAGTGACCAGgaaaggaagcttacactgagTAGCACTGAAACAGATGAGGATGTGTTTGAAGAAAACAGAGATGCAAAGGAATACCCACACTCTCCTACTTTCTGA